A window of the Cucurbita pepo subsp. pepo cultivar mu-cu-16 chromosome LG01, ASM280686v2, whole genome shotgun sequence genome harbors these coding sequences:
- the LOC111779690 gene encoding probable xyloglucan endotransglucosylase/hydrolase protein 28, which translates to MNFSPMELLFACFLCFFSLFVSGFRPNFPLLDFEEGYNPLFGDDNLVVLKDGKSVHLHLDERTGSGFVSQDLYLHGFFSASIKLPSDYTAGVVVAFYMSNGDMFAKNHDEIDFEFLGNIRGKDWRIQTNIYGNGSTSIGREERYGLWFDPSEDFHEYTILWTQSLIIFYVDNVPIREVKRTATMGGDFPSKPMTLYATIWDGSTWATNGGKYKVNYKYAPYIAEFSDFILHGCAIDPTDQSSSCDHSQNSNPIPSGITPSQRAKMESLRKKHLTYSYCYDRIRYKAPPPECVINPAEAERLRVFDPVTFGKGRRHRGKIHHHSLLNQAESAASA; encoded by the exons atgaATTTCTCTCCAATGGAGCTTCTATTTGCttgttttctctgttttttctctctttttgtttctggGTTTCGACCAAACTTTCCATTACTCGACTTTGAAGAAGGCTATAACCCTCTGTTTGGCGATGACAATCTTGTCGTTCTCAAGGATGGGAAATCCGTTCATCTTCATCTCGATGAAAGAACGG GTTCTGGGTTTGTGTCTCAGGACCTTTATCTTCATGGGTTTTTCAGCGCTTCCATTAAGTTGCCTTCTGATTACACTGCTGgagttgttgttgccttttat ATGTCAAATGGAGACATGTTTGCCAAGAACCATGATGAGATAGATTTTGAGTTCTTGGGGAATATCAGAGGCAAAGATTGGAGAATTCAAACCAATATTTATGGGAATGGAAGCACGAGCATaggcagagaagaaagatatGGACTCTGGTTTGACCCATCAGAGGATTTTCATGAATACACCATTCTCTGGACTCAATCTCTCATCAT ATTTTATGTGGACAATGTTCCCATTAGAGAGGTGAAGAGAACAGCAACAATGGGAGGGGACTTCCCTTCTAAGCCAATGACTTTGTATGCCACAATATGGGATGGATCTACTTGGGCTACCAATGGTGGCAAATACAAAGTTAACTACAAATACGCGCCATACATTGCCGAATTCTCCGATTTCATCCTCCACGGCTGCGCTATCGATCCAACCGACCAGTCCTCAAGCTGTGATCACTCCCAAAACTCCAACCCAATCCCTTCAGGTATAACACCATCTCAAAGAGCCAAAATGGAGAGCCTCAGAAAGAAGCACTTGACATACTCCTATTGCTATGACCGCATCCGCTACAAGGCCCCTCCACCGGAGTGTGTGATCAACCCTGCAGAGGCTGAACGACTCCGAGTCTTCGACCCTGTAACATTCGGTAAAGGAAGACGCCATCGCGGGAAAATCCACCACCACAGCCTCCTAAACCAGGCAGAATCCGCCGCCTCTGCTTGA